One genomic segment of Pandoraea thiooxydans includes these proteins:
- a CDS encoding Bax inhibitor-1 family protein — protein sequence MNQDFQRYDFGRGSGVTSAAARNRVLRNTYWLLAISMLPTIAGAWLGVTTGFTLFAGSPAVSLIAFMAIAFGFMFAIERFKNSGIGVGLLLGFTFFMGLMLSRLLGFVLGFSNGASLIMMAFGGTAVIFTAMASVATLSKRDFGGLGRWLFMGVVVILLASVANIWLQLPALMLTISVLAIAIFSAFILFDVQRVVNGGETNYVTATLAIYLDLYNVFANLLALLGVLGGNRN from the coding sequence ATGAACCAGGATTTTCAGCGCTACGACTTCGGCCGTGGCAGCGGTGTTACCAGTGCGGCGGCACGCAATCGTGTGTTGCGCAACACTTATTGGCTGCTCGCCATCTCGATGCTGCCGACGATTGCGGGCGCATGGCTCGGCGTTACCACCGGCTTCACGCTTTTCGCCGGCAGCCCGGCAGTCAGCTTGATCGCTTTCATGGCCATTGCCTTTGGCTTCATGTTTGCGATCGAGCGCTTCAAGAACAGCGGCATCGGGGTCGGCTTGCTGCTCGGCTTCACGTTCTTCATGGGGCTCATGCTGTCCCGGCTGCTCGGCTTCGTGCTCGGCTTCAGCAATGGCGCATCGCTAATCATGATGGCGTTTGGCGGCACAGCGGTGATCTTCACCGCAATGGCGTCTGTCGCCACGCTCAGCAAGCGCGACTTTGGTGGATTGGGCCGCTGGCTGTTCATGGGCGTGGTGGTCATTCTGCTGGCCTCGGTCGCCAATATCTGGCTGCAACTCCCCGCCCTGATGCTGACTATCTCGGTGCTGGCGATTGCGATTTTTTCGGCCTTCATCCTGTTCGACGTACAACGCGTCGTCAATGGTGGTGAGACAAACTACGTCACCGCCACGCTGGCGATTTACCTTGATCTGTATAACGTATTCGCCAATCTGCTGGCACTCTTGGGGGTGCTCGGCGGCAACAGAAACTGA
- a CDS encoding MerR family transcriptional regulator, protein MEKVNLPPIPAKRYFTIGEVSDLCGVKPHVLRYWEQEFTQLRPVKRRGNRRYYQHHEVLLIRRIRELLYEQGFTINGARNRLDADGVRGAPGGGESRPDMPQQVSRGQSVNVGQLQADLMAVIDLLRH, encoded by the coding sequence ATGGAAAAGGTGAACCTGCCTCCGATCCCTGCCAAGCGCTACTTCACCATCGGTGAGGTCAGTGATCTATGCGGCGTGAAGCCTCATGTGCTGCGTTATTGGGAGCAGGAATTCACGCAACTGCGGCCTGTCAAGCGGCGCGGCAATCGGCGGTATTACCAGCATCATGAGGTATTGTTGATCCGGCGTATCAGAGAGCTGCTTTATGAGCAGGGCTTCACGATCAACGGCGCGCGGAATCGATTGGACGCAGACGGTGTCCGCGGCGCTCCTGGAGGCGGCGAGTCGAGGCCGGACATGCCGCAACAAGTGAGTCGCGGTCAATCGGTCAACGTCGGGCAATTGCAGGCGGACTTGATGGCCGTGATTGACTTGCTTCGTCACTGA
- a CDS encoding tetratricopeptide repeat protein, with protein sequence MGYHEEQEQLEELKAWWKQYGNAVIWVLIVALLVFAGWNGWRYYQRKQAAEASVLYGELQQSIAAKNQPMIIRISGDMGNKFGRTAYAEMSALISAKALYELGDTEDAKARLQWAIDHASDNEYRQLARLHLAGLLLDQKDYEGGLKALGNNPPAGFTGLFDDRRGDLLVAQNKIADAKQAYRAALEKLSKNDNSMRQFVQFKLDALGG encoded by the coding sequence ATGGGGTATCACGAGGAACAAGAGCAACTCGAGGAACTCAAGGCGTGGTGGAAACAGTATGGCAACGCGGTCATTTGGGTTCTGATTGTGGCCCTGTTGGTTTTCGCTGGCTGGAATGGCTGGCGTTACTATCAACGCAAGCAGGCAGCTGAAGCCTCGGTGCTTTACGGCGAGTTGCAGCAATCGATTGCGGCCAAGAATCAGCCGATGATCATTCGCATTTCCGGCGACATGGGTAACAAATTCGGGCGTACTGCTTACGCTGAAATGTCGGCCTTGATCTCAGCCAAGGCGCTGTACGAACTGGGCGATACGGAAGACGCCAAGGCACGACTGCAATGGGCCATCGACCACGCAAGCGACAACGAGTACCGCCAGTTGGCAAGACTCCATCTGGCGGGTCTGCTGCTTGACCAAAAGGACTATGAAGGCGGGCTGAAAGCTCTGGGGAATAACCCACCCGCGGGGTTCACCGGCCTTTTCGATGATCGCCGGGGCGATTTGCTGGTAGCACAGAACAAAATCGCCGATGCGAAGCAGGCCTATCGCGCCGCGCTTGAGAAATTGAGCAAGAACGATAACAGTATGCGACAGTTCGTTCAGTTCAAGCTTGATGCCCTCGGCGGTTGA
- the ndk gene encoding nucleoside-diphosphate kinase: protein MAVERTLSIIKPDAVAKNVIGQIYSRFEGAGLKIVAAKMAHLSRADAEKFYAVHKARPFFKDLVDFMISGPVMIQALEGENAIAKNRELMGATDPKKADKGTIRADFADSIDANAVHGSDAPETAQVEIAFFFPEMNVYSR, encoded by the coding sequence ATGGCTGTAGAGCGCACCCTGTCGATTATCAAGCCCGATGCCGTCGCAAAGAATGTGATTGGTCAGATTTATAGCCGTTTCGAGGGCGCTGGTTTGAAAATCGTCGCCGCGAAAATGGCTCATTTGTCGCGCGCCGATGCTGAGAAATTCTATGCCGTGCACAAAGCGCGCCCGTTCTTCAAGGATCTGGTGGACTTCATGATCTCCGGACCGGTCATGATCCAGGCGCTGGAAGGCGAAAACGCGATCGCGAAAAATCGCGAACTCATGGGCGCGACGGATCCGAAAAAAGCGGACAAAGGCACCATTCGTGCCGATTTCGCCGATAGCATCGACGCGAATGCCGTGCATGGCTCGGATGCGCCGGAAACGGCACAGGTCGAAATTGCGTTTTTCTTCCCCGAGATGAACGTCTATTCGCGCTGA
- the ispG gene encoding flavodoxin-dependent (E)-4-hydroxy-3-methylbut-2-enyl-diphosphate synthase, whose amino-acid sequence MSEQVLPIVGGARERRRTRTVSIAWGGKKISVGGSAPIRVQSMTNTDTADAIGTAIQVKELALAGSELVRITVNTPEAAAAVPAIREQLDRMGIDVPLVGDFHYNGHTLLKDYPECAQALSKYRINPGNVGQGAKRDSQFAQMIEAACRYDKPVRIGVNWGSLDQGLLAHIMDENARRPTPWDAQSVMYEALITSAISSAKRAEEVGLPGDRIILSCKVSGVQDLIAVYRELARRCDYPLHLGLTEAGMGSKGIVASTAALSVLLQEGIGDTIRISLTPEPGAPRSKEVIVAQEILQTMGLRAFAPMVIACPGCGRTTSTLFQELAAQIQDYLRAQIPVWKIQYPGVENMHVAVMGCIVNGPGESKQANIGISLPGSGENPAAPVFVDGEKVRTLRGERIAEEFQQIVDDYVKKRYAPAQAAV is encoded by the coding sequence ATGTCAGAACAGGTTTTACCCATCGTCGGTGGCGCGCGTGAGCGCCGCCGCACGCGAACCGTGTCGATTGCCTGGGGAGGCAAGAAGATCTCCGTGGGCGGTAGTGCGCCCATTCGCGTGCAATCGATGACCAATACGGATACCGCCGATGCCATCGGCACCGCCATCCAGGTGAAGGAGTTGGCGCTGGCTGGTTCAGAGTTGGTGCGAATCACCGTCAATACGCCGGAAGCTGCGGCCGCCGTGCCGGCGATCCGCGAACAACTCGATCGGATGGGCATCGACGTGCCGCTGGTCGGCGACTTTCACTATAACGGGCACACGTTGCTGAAGGACTATCCTGAGTGCGCGCAGGCATTGTCGAAGTATCGCATCAACCCTGGCAATGTCGGGCAGGGCGCCAAGCGAGACAGCCAGTTCGCGCAGATGATCGAGGCCGCATGCCGCTACGACAAGCCTGTTCGCATCGGTGTGAACTGGGGGAGTCTCGATCAGGGTCTGCTGGCCCATATCATGGATGAGAACGCGCGCCGGCCGACGCCTTGGGATGCCCAAAGTGTTATGTACGAGGCGCTGATCACTTCGGCAATCAGTTCCGCAAAGCGTGCCGAGGAAGTTGGCTTGCCGGGGGATCGGATCATCCTGTCGTGCAAGGTCAGTGGCGTACAGGATCTGATTGCGGTCTATCGGGAGCTGGCGCGTCGCTGTGACTACCCGCTGCACCTTGGCCTCACCGAGGCGGGCATGGGTTCGAAAGGCATCGTTGCGTCCACCGCGGCTTTGTCGGTGCTGCTGCAGGAAGGGATCGGTGACACGATTCGTATTTCATTGACGCCGGAACCTGGCGCGCCGCGCAGCAAGGAGGTGATCGTCGCCCAGGAAATTCTGCAGACCATGGGGTTGCGGGCTTTTGCTCCGATGGTCATTGCGTGCCCCGGGTGCGGGCGAACCACCAGCACGCTATTCCAGGAACTGGCCGCGCAGATTCAGGATTATCTGCGGGCGCAGATCCCTGTTTGGAAAATCCAATATCCAGGCGTCGAGAACATGCATGTGGCGGTGATGGGTTGCATCGTCAACGGTCCGGGCGAATCAAAGCAAGCCAACATTGGCATCAGCCTGCCGGGATCGGGAGAGAACCCCGCAGCGCCGGTGTTCGTTGACGGCGAAAAGGTCAGAACGCTGCGCGGCGAACGCATTGCCGAAGAGTTCCAACAAATCGTGGATGATTACGTGAAAAAACGCTATGCGCCGGCGCAAGCCGCGGTGTAA
- the hisS gene encoding histidine--tRNA ligase: MAQTEGNSARPSVDGQPKASGKIAGVKGMNDILPADETLWTFFEQTARSMLRAYGYRQIRTPIIEHTNLFSRGIGEVTDIVEKEMYSFTDSLNGENLTLRPENTAAVVRAALEHNLLYDGPKRLWYIGPMFRHERPQRGRYRQFHQVGVEALGLAGPDADVEIILMCQRLWDDLGLTGIRLELNSLGQASERAAHRQDLIAYLEKHSAILDDDAKRRLHTNPLRVLDTKNPALQEMAKGAPRLIDYLGDASREHFDGVQRLLKANNIPFTINPRLVRGLDYYNLTVFEWVTDKLGAQGTVAGGGRYDPLIEQLGGKATPACGWAMGVERILELLREDDLVPQDEGCDVYIVHQGEAALSPALVAAERLRDVGLDVIFHCSADGKGSSFKSQLKRADASGAAFAVILGDNEVAQQQAVVKHLRSSDQQDNQVGVAFDQLTDYLIDAMVASADA, from the coding sequence ATGGCGCAAACTGAAGGAAACAGTGCTCGGCCAAGTGTCGATGGTCAGCCCAAGGCGAGTGGAAAGATCGCCGGCGTAAAAGGCATGAACGACATTTTGCCGGCAGACGAGACGCTCTGGACATTCTTCGAGCAGACTGCGCGCTCGATGCTGCGTGCCTATGGTTACCGGCAGATCCGTACACCGATCATCGAACACACCAACCTCTTCTCGCGCGGTATCGGTGAAGTGACCGATATTGTCGAGAAAGAAATGTACAGCTTTACAGACTCGCTCAATGGCGAGAACCTCACGCTGCGCCCGGAGAACACGGCGGCGGTCGTACGGGCCGCGCTGGAGCACAATTTGCTGTATGACGGTCCGAAGCGGCTCTGGTACATAGGTCCGATGTTCCGGCACGAGCGGCCGCAGCGGGGGCGGTATCGACAGTTCCATCAGGTCGGCGTCGAGGCGCTCGGGCTGGCCGGACCGGACGCGGATGTCGAGATCATCCTGATGTGCCAGCGGCTGTGGGACGATCTGGGCCTGACCGGCATTCGTCTGGAGCTCAATTCGTTGGGGCAGGCGAGTGAGCGAGCCGCACATCGGCAGGATCTGATCGCCTACCTGGAAAAGCACTCGGCGATCCTCGACGACGACGCCAAGCGTCGGCTCCATACCAATCCGTTGCGCGTGCTGGACACCAAAAACCCCGCGCTGCAGGAGATGGCCAAGGGCGCCCCCCGATTGATCGATTATTTGGGGGATGCTTCCCGCGAGCATTTCGATGGTGTGCAGCGCCTGCTCAAAGCCAACAATATTCCATTCACGATCAACCCCCGCTTGGTGCGCGGTCTCGACTATTACAATCTCACCGTGTTCGAGTGGGTAACCGATAAGCTGGGCGCTCAGGGGACCGTGGCCGGTGGCGGGCGCTATGATCCTCTGATCGAGCAACTGGGCGGCAAGGCGACGCCGGCCTGCGGTTGGGCCATGGGGGTCGAGCGAATTCTCGAGTTGTTGCGCGAGGACGACCTGGTGCCGCAGGACGAAGGCTGTGATGTATACATCGTGCATCAGGGTGAAGCCGCGCTCTCGCCTGCGCTGGTGGCGGCGGAGCGCCTGCGTGACGTTGGGCTGGATGTCATTTTTCATTGCTCCGCCGATGGCAAGGGCAGTAGCTTCAAATCGCAACTGAAGCGTGCCGATGCCAGTGGCGCGGCCTTCGCCGTAATCTTGGGCGATAACGAAGTGGCGCAGCAGCAGGCCGTCGTCAAGCATTTGCGCAGTTCAGACCAGCAGGACAACCAGGTCGGCGTGGCTTTCGACCAGTTGACCGACTATTTAATCGATGCCATGGTGGCAAGCGCTGACGCATAA
- the pilW gene encoding type IV pilus biogenesis/stability protein PilW — protein MMWRAGLLSPLGLVIAACAQPFQPPEAAASRVELVEQRAQVHFELANTYFRAGQLQTALSAVHKAIAADPAFDEGYHLRALAHMGLGNSAEAESDFERVLQSRPKDGALLNNYGWFLCEQSRYEESVAAFELSAASSRHVAKPLIGAGICSVRLGRIEQAQAFFERARQADPENVVAAVELARLHLRHNEFDAARAQLGELNRSTRATAESLWLEAGIAHRLGLTQERKALTDALLQKYPRSPEAAAFERGSLDG, from the coding sequence ATGATGTGGCGCGCCGGTTTGCTGTCTCCACTTGGCTTGGTGATTGCGGCTTGCGCCCAACCATTTCAGCCCCCGGAGGCCGCAGCGAGTCGCGTCGAGCTTGTGGAGCAGCGCGCGCAGGTGCATTTTGAGCTTGCGAACACGTATTTTCGTGCAGGACAATTGCAAACCGCGCTTTCGGCGGTGCACAAAGCAATAGCGGCGGATCCGGCGTTCGACGAAGGCTACCACTTGCGAGCCCTGGCCCATATGGGATTGGGCAATTCGGCAGAAGCAGAAAGTGATTTTGAGCGCGTATTGCAATCGCGCCCGAAGGATGGCGCGTTACTGAACAATTATGGGTGGTTTTTGTGCGAACAAAGCCGCTACGAGGAAAGCGTCGCAGCCTTCGAGCTTTCGGCAGCCTCCAGTAGGCATGTCGCGAAGCCGCTTATCGGGGCCGGCATTTGCAGCGTGCGTCTGGGGCGAATCGAGCAGGCGCAGGCATTCTTCGAGCGCGCTCGCCAGGCGGATCCGGAGAATGTCGTCGCTGCGGTTGAATTGGCGCGTCTGCATTTGCGGCACAACGAATTCGACGCGGCGCGCGCACAGCTTGGCGAACTCAACCGATCGACGCGTGCGACCGCTGAATCGTTGTGGCTGGAAGCGGGTATCGCCCACCGGCTGGGATTGACTCAGGAACGCAAAGCGCTGACGGACGCATTGCTGCAAAAATATCCACGGTCGCCAGAAGCGGCTGCTTTCGAACGGGGGAGTCTCGATGGATAG
- the pheT gene encoding phenylalanine--tRNA ligase subunit beta, which translates to MQFSESWLRTLIDPPLTSEALAHALTMAGLEVEEIQPVAPQSSGVVVAKVLEVAKHPNADRLNVCQVDAGTGEILNIVCGAPNVSPGIKVPCALPGALLPAPEDGGAPFQIKVGKLRGVESHGMLCSARELKLSEDHAGLMLLSDDAPIGQDVRKYLDLDDTLFTVKLTPNKADCLSLLGIAREVQAITGATNHGVPVTPVQATIADTFPVRISDPSGCGRFAGRVIRGVNAKAATPDWMVARLERAGQRSISALVDITNYVMLELGQPLHVYDLNKLQSGIDVRFGQPGETLKLLNDQTIELDSTTLAITDASGPIGLAGMMGGNSTKAELDTEDIFLESAFFFPAAIQGRARRFNLSSDASHRFERGVDFAGNVVALERATRLVIDICGGQPGPVSDLVAQLPVRNPVRLRVSRAARILGVPVTAAEVREIFARLGLPCEQIDADVFEVTPPSYRFDLEIEEDLIEEVARIHGFERIPSKPPVAANAMRRTDEARRPLHPLRHELAGRGYQETVNFSFVDAEWERDFAANEAPIKLINPIASHLAVMRSTLIGGLLQAVRYNLNRKASRVRVFEIGRVYHRDRAVETGPLSVQGIRQPLTVGALAYGPVLDEQWGAPTRLVDYFDVKGDLEALLAPAAARFVADAHPGLHPGRSARIEIDGRSVGWIGELHPRWLQKYEFPHAPVLFEIEAEALFQRAIPVYEDISKFPPVVRDVAVVVSQTQPAQALLDEMRSCARSEQVCVDVQSIVLFDEFRPKAGMSGGLSVEEKSLAFRVTLQNAMGTLQDESVDRAIAALIDRVTSVFGARLRA; encoded by the coding sequence ATGCAATTCTCCGAATCCTGGCTGAGAACCCTGATCGATCCGCCGCTGACGAGCGAAGCATTGGCGCATGCGCTGACCATGGCGGGACTGGAAGTCGAAGAAATCCAACCGGTTGCGCCGCAATCTTCGGGCGTTGTCGTAGCCAAGGTGCTGGAGGTCGCGAAGCATCCCAACGCCGATCGTCTGAACGTATGCCAGGTCGATGCCGGCACGGGCGAAATTCTGAACATCGTCTGCGGTGCGCCGAATGTGTCGCCCGGTATCAAGGTGCCGTGCGCCCTGCCTGGCGCTCTGTTGCCGGCACCGGAGGATGGTGGCGCGCCGTTTCAGATCAAGGTAGGCAAATTGCGCGGCGTCGAGAGTCATGGAATGCTTTGCTCTGCCCGGGAGCTCAAGCTATCGGAGGACCATGCCGGCCTGATGCTGTTGAGTGACGACGCCCCGATTGGGCAAGATGTTCGCAAATATCTTGATCTCGATGACACGCTTTTCACCGTCAAATTGACGCCGAACAAAGCGGATTGCCTGTCGCTGCTCGGGATTGCGCGTGAGGTTCAGGCGATTACCGGGGCGACCAATCATGGCGTGCCCGTTACGCCAGTCCAGGCAACCATCGCTGACACGTTCCCGGTGCGTATCAGCGACCCGAGTGGCTGCGGACGGTTCGCGGGCCGAGTTATCCGAGGGGTGAATGCCAAGGCGGCGACGCCTGATTGGATGGTCGCCCGGCTCGAGCGCGCGGGGCAACGCAGTATTTCGGCCTTGGTCGACATTACCAATTACGTGATGCTGGAGCTGGGCCAGCCGCTGCACGTCTATGATCTGAACAAGCTGCAAAGTGGAATCGATGTGCGCTTTGGGCAGCCTGGCGAGACGCTCAAGCTGCTCAACGATCAGACTATCGAGCTCGATTCGACCACTTTGGCGATCACTGACGCGTCCGGGCCGATTGGCCTGGCCGGCATGATGGGTGGAAATTCCACCAAGGCAGAACTGGATACCGAAGACATATTCCTGGAATCCGCTTTCTTTTTTCCGGCAGCCATCCAAGGGCGAGCACGCCGCTTCAATTTGTCGAGCGATGCCTCGCATCGTTTCGAACGGGGTGTCGACTTCGCGGGCAACGTCGTCGCGCTCGAGCGGGCCACGCGATTGGTGATCGATATTTGCGGCGGTCAGCCGGGACCGGTGTCGGATCTCGTCGCTCAGTTACCCGTGCGCAATCCGGTGCGTCTGAGGGTGTCCAGGGCCGCCAGGATTCTCGGGGTGCCGGTCACGGCTGCCGAGGTCCGCGAGATTTTTGCGAGACTGGGACTGCCGTGCGAGCAGATCGATGCTGACGTGTTCGAGGTGACTCCGCCGTCTTATCGTTTCGATCTGGAGATCGAGGAAGACCTGATCGAGGAAGTCGCGCGAATTCATGGTTTCGAGCGCATTCCATCCAAGCCGCCGGTCGCCGCCAACGCGATGCGTCGCACCGACGAGGCGCGTCGCCCGCTGCACCCGTTGCGGCATGAGTTGGCAGGGCGCGGTTATCAGGAAACCGTCAATTTCAGTTTTGTCGACGCGGAATGGGAGCGCGATTTCGCCGCGAACGAGGCGCCCATTAAATTGATCAATCCGATCGCCAGCCATCTCGCCGTCATGCGCTCCACGCTGATCGGCGGGCTGCTGCAGGCCGTACGCTACAACCTGAACCGTAAGGCATCGCGCGTGCGAGTGTTCGAAATCGGCCGAGTCTACCATCGCGATCGCGCGGTCGAGACCGGACCGCTATCGGTGCAGGGAATCCGGCAGCCGTTGACCGTCGGCGCGTTGGCATATGGCCCCGTGCTCGACGAACAGTGGGGGGCGCCGACTCGCCTGGTCGATTATTTCGATGTCAAGGGCGATCTTGAGGCGCTGCTTGCGCCGGCTGCCGCGCGGTTTGTCGCGGATGCCCATCCGGGCTTGCATCCGGGCAGAAGCGCTCGAATCGAGATCGACGGGCGCAGTGTCGGCTGGATCGGCGAATTGCATCCCCGCTGGTTGCAAAAGTATGAGTTCCCGCACGCACCGGTGCTATTTGAGATCGAGGCGGAGGCTTTGTTTCAGCGTGCCATACCCGTCTATGAGGACATCTCTAAATTCCCGCCGGTGGTGCGCGACGTCGCCGTAGTGGTGTCGCAGACTCAACCGGCGCAAGCGCTGCTCGATGAAATGCGCTCGTGCGCTCGCAGTGAGCAGGTCTGCGTGGACGTGCAAAGCATCGTATTGTTCGACGAGTTTCGCCCCAAGGCGGGTATGTCTGGCGGGCTTTCAGTCGAGGAAAAAAGCCTGGCGTTTCGTGTTACCCTGCAAAACGCGATGGGGACCTTGCAGGACGAGAGCGTTGATCGAGCGATCGCCGCGTTGATCGATCGAGTGACAAGCGTATTCGGCGCGCGTTTGCGAGCCTGA
- the rlmN gene encoding 23S rRNA (adenine(2503)-C(2))-methyltransferase RlmN has product MTESLTNLLDYDPGGLVAYCAGLGEKPFRARQLQRWIHQMGVADFDGMTDLAKSLRAKLASRATVASPAVITDHISADGTRKWLLDVGNGNAVETVYIPEQARGTLCVSSQAGCAVNCRFCSTGKQGFSRNLSQGEIIGQLWMAEFALRRALERSGATAERVITNVVMMGMGEPLLNFDNVVGAMRLMLDDNGYGLSRRRVTLSTSGVVPMMDRLGAELPVALAVSLHAPNDALRDMLVPLNRKHPLRELMAACDRYLAVAPRDFITFEYCMLDGVNDSESHAKELLALTRDVPCKFNLIPFNPFPDSGLRRSNDAQIKRFAQILIDAGVVTTIRKTRGDDIDAACGQLAGEVIDRTRLAARGKFGKIPVEVREA; this is encoded by the coding sequence ATGACCGAATCGCTGACAAATCTGCTCGACTACGATCCGGGTGGTTTGGTCGCCTATTGTGCAGGCCTCGGGGAGAAGCCCTTCCGAGCCCGGCAACTGCAGCGTTGGATACACCAGATGGGGGTTGCCGATTTCGACGGCATGACCGATCTGGCGAAGTCGTTGCGCGCCAAACTGGCTTCGCGAGCGACGGTTGCTTCGCCTGCGGTAATTACCGATCACATTTCTGCTGACGGTACCCGGAAATGGCTGCTGGACGTTGGCAACGGCAATGCGGTCGAGACAGTGTATATCCCGGAGCAGGCGCGGGGCACGCTATGCGTTTCGTCGCAGGCGGGCTGCGCGGTGAACTGCCGCTTCTGTTCGACGGGCAAGCAGGGCTTCAGCCGCAATCTCTCTCAGGGTGAGATCATCGGCCAACTATGGATGGCGGAGTTTGCGCTGCGACGTGCCCTGGAGCGTAGCGGTGCGACCGCCGAGCGTGTGATTACCAACGTTGTCATGATGGGGATGGGCGAGCCGCTGCTCAATTTCGACAACGTCGTCGGTGCCATGCGCCTGATGCTGGACGACAACGGCTATGGCTTGTCGCGTCGACGCGTGACGCTCTCCACCTCCGGCGTCGTGCCGATGATGGATCGTTTGGGCGCGGAGCTGCCGGTGGCGCTGGCCGTATCCCTGCATGCACCCAACGACGCCTTGCGAGACATGCTGGTGCCTTTGAATCGCAAGCACCCGTTGAGGGAGTTGATGGCCGCGTGTGACCGCTATCTTGCCGTTGCGCCGCGCGATTTCATTACGTTCGAGTATTGCATGCTCGACGGCGTCAACGACAGCGAATCGCATGCGAAGGAATTGTTGGCGTTAACGCGGGACGTGCCCTGCAAATTTAATTTGATTCCCTTCAATCCGTTTCCTGACTCGGGTCTGAGGCGATCCAACGACGCTCAGATCAAGCGTTTCGCGCAAATTTTAATCGATGCGGGTGTCGTTACAACGATTCGCAAAACGCGCGGAGACGACATCGACGCCGCCTGTGGTCAGCTGGCTGGCGAGGTCATCGACCGGACCCGCTTGGCGGCACGGGGCAAATTCGGCAAAATCCCCGTCGAGGTTCGCGAAGCATGA
- a CDS encoding helix-turn-helix domain-containing protein, whose protein sequence is MDSQDRPDERSVSQASSQLQSGSRGGEAGNVPQPGSLLEVASRIGRELREAREQRGLLIEDVGARLKVSASKLKALEAGQWEHLPEMPFVQGLVRGYARLLDVDPSPMTEALRPFGRRAAIDIPPPSPNAPSIPRSPARFRSPVGNAAGPRLVWIVIIIIAVGAGILWFGNRRHNERKVSTSVASAPVAQSGPNAASDGVASAGVADQQAVTGGAASAVLPSTQSASPASAPADQTPTSEPVANQAVTPATTSAPDAASSTQAKTGQLRLQLSGDSWIEVRQSDGKVVFSRLLHAGDQQDITGTPPLKVVIGNTAGVASLQYDNQPVDVKTRGNGNVARLTLP, encoded by the coding sequence ATGGATAGTCAAGATCGGCCGGACGAACGTTCGGTCTCGCAAGCTTCATCGCAGTTGCAGTCCGGCTCAAGAGGGGGCGAGGCCGGAAACGTCCCGCAACCGGGCTCGTTACTTGAAGTGGCCTCGAGAATAGGCCGCGAGCTACGGGAGGCGCGCGAGCAAAGAGGTTTGCTGATCGAGGATGTTGGCGCGCGACTGAAAGTGTCGGCCAGCAAGCTCAAAGCGCTGGAGGCCGGGCAATGGGAGCATCTTCCCGAGATGCCCTTCGTGCAGGGGCTGGTGCGAGGATATGCCCGCCTGCTGGACGTCGACCCATCGCCCATGACCGAGGCGCTGCGTCCTTTCGGTCGCCGTGCCGCCATCGACATTCCGCCGCCGTCACCGAATGCACCCAGTATCCCACGCAGTCCGGCACGCTTTCGCTCGCCGGTCGGCAATGCCGCCGGCCCTCGCCTTGTCTGGATCGTCATCATTATTATCGCGGTCGGCGCCGGTATTTTATGGTTTGGAAATCGGCGCCACAATGAGCGGAAGGTCTCCACGTCGGTAGCGAGCGCACCTGTCGCCCAGAGCGGCCCGAATGCGGCCAGCGATGGTGTCGCAAGCGCCGGCGTGGCTGATCAGCAGGCGGTCACGGGCGGCGCCGCATCTGCGGTCCTGCCGTCGACCCAAAGCGCTTCGCCCGCGAGCGCCCCTGCTGACCAAACACCCACAAGTGAGCCGGTGGCAAATCAAGCTGTTACGCCGGCCACGACGAGCGCACCCGATGCGGCTTCGTCAACGCAAGCCAAGACCGGCCAGTTGCGTTTGCAATTGTCCGGAGACAGTTGGATCGAGGTGCGCCAAAGCGACGGCAAGGTCGTGTTCTCACGCCTGCTGCATGCTGGCGACCAGCAGGACATCACGGGTACGCCACCATTGAAGGTCGTCATCGGCAACACCGCTGGCGTGGCATCGCTCCAATACGATAATCAGCCGGTGGATGTGAAAACACGCGGCAATGGTAATGTGGCAAGGTTGACATTGCCTTAA
- a CDS encoding integration host factor subunit alpha produces the protein MNEMNPGEFEAMLTAQRSALERNEMSGSSDEPPTLTKAELAELLFEQVGLNKREAKDMVEAFFEVIRDALESGDSVKLSGFGNFQLRDKPQRPGRNPKTGEAIPIAARRVVTFHASQKLKSMVETQTPDN, from the coding sequence ATGAACGAAATGAATCCGGGTGAATTTGAAGCGATGCTGACAGCGCAACGTTCCGCATTGGAGCGTAACGAAATGTCTGGTTCCTCAGACGAGCCCCCGACTCTGACCAAGGCAGAACTTGCCGAGCTCCTGTTCGAGCAGGTCGGCTTGAACAAGCGTGAGGCGAAGGACATGGTGGAGGCCTTTTTTGAGGTCATTCGCGATGCGCTGGAGAGCGGCGACAGCGTCAAGCTTTCCGGGTTCGGCAATTTCCAGCTGCGAGACAAGCCCCAGCGGCCGGGGCGCAACCCCAAGACCGGCGAGGCCATTCCGATCGCTGCGCGACGCGTCGTCACGTTTCATGCCAGTCAAAAATTAAAATCAATGGTCGAGACTCAGACCCCCGACAATTGA